The nucleotide window AGACGACAATATCAAGCGCCTGTTCGCCTACCAGCCTTTTCAGTCGGGCGTTTTTTCCCACCAACTGGCGCAACCGCTTAGCGTCAGAAAAGTTCATTCCTCTAAACTTGCTGCGCCATTTGTAAAAGGTCGCATCCGGAATGCCATTTTGACGGCACAGATCGACAACGCGAACTCCAGCCTCGGTTTGCCGCAATATCCAATAATCTGCTCTTCGGTGAATCTGCTACTTTTCATTCTCTTGTTTCCATGTCAGGAACACTAACTTTTTAAAAACATGCTATCCGGGAGGAAATTCACTTCACCTACCCTCCGGAAACGCATCAGGCCACGCACGCCGCTGTCTTATTGGGGATATGCAGACAGGTTCATATGGTAAACTTCGCTTGATGGACAGCTTCAAGCCAAACAAAAGGCGCCTCATCCAATAGGGCGTCTGGATTTTGAATGCCGTCTTCAGGCTTCGTTATGTACCTTTCATAAATATCTTTTCTATAATTGCATAGAGTTTCGTGATTTATATTTAGAGCACAGATTGTATCGGTGACTTTTTTTTGTTCACACGCCGGTAGCTCTGGAGACGGCTTCACAATACCAGTGTTGAGGCTGACTTTGAATGTATCATCTGTAATGTGGAACGGATCGAGTATTTCTAGGGCATTATTTCTCTTGTTGTTCACAAATACAGAAACAAGCCTGTAGTTATTCCACTCGTACGCTGAGGCAGGGAAGAGAGACTTAGGAAGGAAATGCTCAACGGAGCTATTATTTATGTGAACATTTTCGTGGAGAAATATACCAAGGTATGCGCAAATACCGTTATAGCTTGAATGTAAATCTTTTTTACAATGTCGCCAGAAGTTTTTATTTTTCCAAAAATTGCTGTTTGTTATTGGCCCCACATGAGCCGCAAGAGCCAGTTGTCCTGGCTCTCTTACGAGTGCGTGAAACGTGGAAGGTTCTGGCTGTAATCCTACAAAAATCATATCTTCCATCCTTTCTCGCGCCGTAAATCACGAATATCAAGCCAGTATGGGTCAAGATCGAATGAAACAGACTCCAATTCTTTTTCAAGCTGCTGGAGTTCTTCTTCTGTTTGGTCGTTGCGTATCAAGAAGGCTTTTAGTTTCTCAATAAGCTCTTCCCGCTCCAGTGAAGTATCCGATTTTAAATCAAAGGCCTTGCTGGTGAGCCAATTAGATGCTGAGCCATAAGAAACAAAGTCGCGAGGCGTCAGTTCCACATGCTGCCCCTCTGCGTCAAAGTCGAACCACTGATCTTTTTCGGCATCGAACGTGGTCTCTAGCGAGGCCAACACAAGGGGGGCGTGTGTGGTGGCAATAATTTGCACTTGTGCCGCTTCAGGCAATTCACTGAGTCCGTATACAGTCTGCATTACAGAAGGCAAAATGGTGCGTTGCCACTTG belongs to Desulfovibrio desulfuricans DSM 642 and includes:
- a CDS encoding transposase is translated as MRQTEAGVRVVDLCRQNGIPDATFYKWRSKFRGMNFSDAKRLRQLVGKNARLKRLVGEQALDIVVLKEVLSKNF